Proteins co-encoded in one Sphingopyxis sp. BE259 genomic window:
- a CDS encoding class II aldolase/adducin family protein, with translation MTAPAALEHQVRLAARALASAGLVHAFGHCSARIDASSFLVCAPLPMGRIADEPGTVVPLDGPLPEGVLGEVRIHREIYRRRPEIGGVCRIMPPAVMALSVSGLVPVPRHGIGAYFGRVPLWSDPRLLRDDAAAAALAEALGAAPALVMRGNGAVVVGENLPQAVTLGWFLEDAARVERDVRAMGLDLETARLSPAEIDARQIWSGGVVERMWRHLTGEPL, from the coding sequence ATGACCGCACCAGCGGCGCTTGAACATCAGGTGCGGCTGGCCGCGCGGGCGCTCGCCTCGGCCGGTCTCGTCCATGCCTTTGGTCATTGCAGCGCGCGGATCGACGCAAGCAGTTTTCTGGTCTGCGCGCCGTTGCCGATGGGCCGCATCGCCGACGAACCCGGCACCGTCGTGCCGCTCGACGGACCGCTTCCCGAGGGCGTGCTTGGCGAAGTGCGCATCCATCGCGAAATCTATCGCCGACGCCCCGAGATCGGCGGCGTCTGCCGCATCATGCCGCCAGCGGTGATGGCGCTATCGGTGTCGGGGCTCGTCCCGGTACCGCGGCATGGTATCGGGGCCTATTTCGGTCGCGTACCGCTCTGGAGCGACCCAAGGCTCCTGCGCGACGACGCGGCAGCTGCCGCGCTTGCCGAAGCCTTGGGCGCCGCGCCTGCGCTCGTCATGCGCGGTAATGGCGCGGTCGTCGTCGGCGAAAACCTGCCCCAGGCCGTGACGCTCGGCTGGTTCCTCGAGGACGCTGCGCGCGTCGAGCGCGACGTTCGGGCAATGGGCCTCGATCTCGAAACGGCCCGGCTCTCGCCAGCCGAAATCGACGCGCGGCAGATATGGTCAGGCGGTGTCGTCGAGCGGATGTGGCGCCATCTTACCGGAGAGCCGCTATGA
- a CDS encoding AMP-binding protein has protein sequence MNYDAVYAASVADPAGFWMNASKAIDWDQAPTRAGDAQADGIWTWFPDGRLNTCHNAIDRHVAAGRGDRLALIHDSAMTGTVTRYTYADLQREVARVAGMIRAQDVALGDRVIIYMPMVPEAVFAMLACARIGAVHSVVFGGFASHELAKRIDDAEPKLVLTASCGLEPGRIVAYKPLLDEAIALAAHKVPRVVVLQRPQLAASRQDGRDLDWVDACAVAAPADCVAVASDHPLYILYTSGTTGIAKGVVHDNGGHAVAMAWSVPNIYGVGRDEVFWAGSDIGWAVGHSYIVYGPLIHGCTSVMYEGKPVGTPDAGAFWRVIRDHQVDVFFTAPTAIRAVKREDAGGRFLAEKGSGRLRALYLAGERADPDTLGWAEEMLGIPVIDHWWQTELGWPALGTCIGLGDTRTRHGSAGRPIPGYGFAILDGEDNELAVGEIGDIVLRLPLPPGCFPTLWQRHAHFQDAYLSQHAGYYTTGDAGLIDEDGFVHVMSRIDDIINVAGHRLSTGSIEQIVSSHPAVAECAVIGANDDLKGMVPVGLVVLKAGIVALETDIAREIVQRVRDELGPVAAFKRVHVVTALPKTRSGKILRSTIRAIANGENPPVPATIDDACAFDHMYEVFAKYSDA, from the coding sequence ATGAATTATGACGCAGTCTATGCCGCGAGCGTTGCCGACCCCGCCGGCTTCTGGATGAATGCTTCCAAAGCGATCGACTGGGACCAGGCGCCGACGCGCGCTGGCGATGCGCAGGCGGATGGCATCTGGACCTGGTTCCCGGACGGTCGGCTGAATACCTGTCACAATGCCATTGACCGGCATGTCGCGGCGGGCCGCGGCGACCGCCTCGCGCTGATCCACGACAGCGCGATGACCGGCACCGTCACGCGGTACACCTATGCCGACCTCCAGCGCGAGGTCGCCCGCGTTGCGGGGATGATCCGCGCGCAGGACGTCGCGCTCGGTGACCGCGTCATCATCTACATGCCGATGGTGCCCGAAGCGGTGTTCGCCATGCTTGCTTGCGCGCGCATCGGTGCGGTGCATTCAGTCGTTTTCGGCGGCTTTGCGTCGCACGAACTCGCCAAACGCATCGACGACGCGGAGCCCAAGCTTGTCTTGACCGCTTCCTGCGGCCTCGAACCCGGCCGGATCGTTGCCTACAAGCCACTGCTGGACGAAGCGATCGCATTGGCCGCGCACAAGGTGCCGCGTGTTGTTGTCCTGCAAAGGCCCCAGCTTGCAGCCTCGCGTCAGGACGGGCGCGATCTCGACTGGGTGGATGCCTGCGCCGTTGCCGCGCCAGCGGATTGCGTCGCCGTGGCTTCCGACCATCCGCTCTATATTCTCTACACGTCGGGAACTACGGGCATTGCCAAAGGGGTCGTCCACGACAATGGCGGCCATGCCGTCGCGATGGCCTGGTCGGTTCCCAACATCTATGGTGTCGGGCGCGACGAGGTGTTCTGGGCCGGCTCGGATATCGGCTGGGCGGTCGGTCACAGCTATATCGTTTACGGCCCGCTCATTCACGGCTGCACCAGCGTCATGTACGAAGGAAAGCCGGTCGGAACCCCCGATGCGGGCGCCTTTTGGCGCGTGATCCGCGATCATCAGGTCGATGTCTTTTTCACCGCGCCGACCGCGATACGTGCGGTCAAGCGTGAGGATGCCGGGGGCCGCTTCCTTGCCGAAAAGGGCAGCGGGCGCCTCCGTGCGCTCTATCTCGCGGGCGAGCGCGCCGATCCCGACACGCTCGGATGGGCCGAGGAGATGCTCGGCATTCCGGTGATCGACCACTGGTGGCAGACCGAACTCGGCTGGCCAGCGCTCGGCACCTGCATCGGACTAGGCGATACCCGCACCCGTCACGGCAGCGCGGGGCGCCCGATTCCGGGCTATGGTTTCGCGATCCTCGACGGCGAGGACAACGAGCTTGCGGTGGGCGAGATCGGTGACATCGTACTTCGCCTGCCGCTGCCGCCCGGATGTTTTCCGACGCTTTGGCAGCGGCATGCGCATTTTCAGGACGCCTATCTCAGCCAGCACGCGGGCTATTACACGACCGGTGACGCCGGATTGATCGACGAAGACGGTTTCGTGCATGTCATGAGCCGGATCGACGATATTATCAACGTGGCGGGTCACCGGCTCTCCACCGGGTCGATCGAGCAGATCGTTTCGTCACACCCTGCGGTCGCCGAATGCGCCGTCATCGGTGCCAATGACGACCTGAAGGGCATGGTCCCGGTCGGGCTCGTCGTGCTCAAGGCTGGAATCGTGGCGCTGGAGACGGATATCGCCCGCGAAATAGTCCAGCGGGTGCGTGACGAACTCGGGCCGGTGGCGGCCTTCAAACGCGTGCATGTCGTAACGGCATTGCCGAAAACGCGGTCTGGCAAAATTTTGCGTTCGACGATCCGCGCCATCGCCAATGGTGAGAATCCGCCGGTTCCTGCGACGATCGACGACGCCTGTGCTTTTGATCATATGTACGAAGTTTTTGCCAAATATTCCGATGCTTAA